The Ovis aries strain OAR_USU_Benz2616 breed Rambouillet chromosome 8, ARS-UI_Ramb_v3.0, whole genome shotgun sequence genome includes the window AGGGAGTTTGTATCTGCTTCTGACATGTTGAATTCACTGGGTGATGATGTACGATTCAAGAACTGTTGTGATGTCCTAAActgttataaaaacaaaaatcatagccAGAGGACCTTATAAACAATTAACCACGTTTGTTACCTTAGAACCAAACTGAATGCTGTCTAACATTATATGAATTGAATAGTAGACATAAGAGGCTTCAAAGTGGCCTGGAAAACTAGCTCTTGAAGTTCTTGATCacatatagtttattttaaatcCCTTCTTTAAGGGTATGCCAGGAAAATGGAAATTTGCCCCTTAAATCAAACCAAATTATGTGTTATCACAGGAAGACACATTTAGTGGAAGTGCACTTTGTTCTTTCAAAGGTTAGCTAAGATAGTGGTCCAAAGATTATTATCCAAGAGGCTAAGACATCTTTACAACCTGGTCTAATGATTCATCTTTCTTTCTAAGTGCTTTAATTACatatagagaagaaaatagtATCTGTTTTAATCAGATTAGTTTCAGAACAAATAAAATAACACATTAGAGAAAAACTTACTTAAAAATAGTTGTATTTATATTCCACAATTTGCTCAAATACTGGTTTTCTTATAAACTTTCTACAGgatgttttttaaacaaattcttcACATTGCATCTTGACTATGTACTTACGGAATTTCAGGGAAATAGTTCTGTGTGTTTTTATAGCTTAATTTGTACTAAAGGGATGGCAGGTGGTCACATGCAGTCCATGTGGGATTCTAACATGACATTTAGTGAGTTTTCTGATGTGGACCATCCCTTTGATGCTGAAGGTAATGCATCTGTCGAAAGAAGTGACTGTAGATTTGGATTACTGCTCTCTGCATCTTCCAGTTTTTCTGTGTTATCTTCCCAATTAATGTGGAATCTTGTGACTCTGGGATTGGATGCCAAAATATTCCTTTGAAGCTAGAggataaagaaaacatataaatggCAAACACTAAGAAAGTTAGATCACCGTATACAAATAGACCTTAATAGAATGGTTCTTTATATTTGTACTCCTAAAGGGCTAATTCATATACAAAGGTATAagtcaaataaaatatactaaactAATAAACAATAGGGCTGcagtaaagaaattattttaacctAATGGAAACAAGATGTGGGGAGCCTGAGGGAATCATTCAGATTTTTTACTATCCAAGAAAACATCCAACTCTATCCTTATTTCCTAAAAGGTAGAGAATCTCTTGAATGTATCAGAGGATGCTTCATTTAACAAATTAAGGTGCTTTCTAGATTTTGATGTGGTCTTTCTTCAGTAATATTTTCCAGTAAAATGCAAAGTATCCCCAAATAGGACCTCTCATTATTAATGGTTTCCtatcttttaattattattgctCATTCTTAGATGCAATATTCTAGTTCCTTCTCATTTTGCTATACAAGTAGCCATATAGGTAACTAATAAATTAGAAAGGGAAGGTTCCACATCAGAATAAAACATTCTAGCCTTATTATCAGAAAGAACATTCCATTCCACTCCCGCGTAATGTTTCTGGCATGGTCTGGCAGATAGTGTTATGTTCAATCTCACAAAAATCACCAGTTACTAAACTATTATAGTTCCCAATGTAAAATCATAAAGTACTTGGTATTTCTGAGAATATCAAATCACAGACTTCAGGTTCTCACTCAGAAACTTAACTGTTTTCACCACCAGATAATATTTAAGACCTGTAGTTTAACCTCTGAGAATTGCTGATGAAGCAAGGCATATGGGAGTTTCGAGATAACAATGTTcctatgaaaaacaaaatgtccCCCTACAATTTTGAGAAGTTAGACAAAAATATTATGGAATGATCAGTACAACAAACAGGAATTTGAATGTCCTAAAGATGGAAGTAGATAGAATCATGATGTATGGGGAATGCCATAAAGAGAGCCATTAGCAGAGACCTGTTGGGGGCTCTGTCAGTTTTCTAAATCATCAGACTCTCAAGGTGCCTGACCAACATTAACTGCTAATAACTAACCTGGAGGTAGCTTTGAAGTCATCCATGGTAAGGGAACAATGATTGGCTTGCTTTAGTTAGCACAAGGACCTCAAAGTTATTTTGTCTCAAAGCCACTTTCATAGTGTACTATGAAATGGCAACTGCTTAAAAAATTGTATAGTAAAGTGAATGAAAAGGGaataatgaaaaggaatattaCCTTAGAAAAGTCTGGTTTTACTGGCGGATTTTCCCTTAATTCTGTCTCGGTATATTCATTATTTACATAATAACCAACTCTAATAAACTCTTGACCTCGATAGGTGCACGTAATTAGCACAACTGTTACACCTACGGCATCTGCATCTGGGATGAGTCCCGGGTTAGGTGCATCAGCCTAGAATCatgtaaaaaggaaagaaacagcacAAAGTCTTGTTAACCATAAGCAAAACTGGAGTTTTGGTTACACTGAGCACCTTCAGTCAAGGGCACAGCAACCAAGACTTGGAAATCATACTGGGAAGGCAAATGCTCATTTTTGAAACTGACTTATAGCTAGAAAATATAGTTCATACGTTTCTCCACAATATGCCTAAATACCTGAAAACAACACCACGTCTAGAGGAAAATACACGTGGCTACTGTGTGTGCTGGTTTATGACAGATTATGCAATATTCAATTACAAAACCttttataaaatatagtaaaCAAATCAAATCTTATTGAGTCCAAGCTTCCCCAGTCATAATTTCAGAccttaaaaatcagtaaatatttaattattccaTACAGCCTTTTGGCAGCAAATGTTTATTATCCAGTTTCCTAGGACCGATATTCTCATATCCAGTCAACACCCCCACACACAGATATTCTAATAGGAAATTAATACAAAACTGAAAGTGGAATGGAAATAGTTTTATAGCAGAatttcaaaaaatacaaatagtCCCACATCCTATGGAAAGTCAGTGAAGGTAGAGACTGAGGCAGATCTTGTTTTGAATCAAACCGCTGTAAGCTGAAACTTGAGGCAGGTGGGGTGGAGGTGGCTGAGCGAAGGGTTGGGCCCTGTCCACAGCCACGTGGAAGACAAGAAGGGCTTAGTTGGAAGGTGTCACAGGCTGGGGACAGGCAGCACTGGGCATGGCCGAGAGCAGCGACTCTGGCGGCATGAAGCATATGAGGTCCCACAGACTGGCTGCTCTTGCTGTGGCACAAAGGGCCATCCCTGGGCCTGGCTGAGCACTTCAGCCCATGCCTCAGCTTGGGAGCACTTCTGACTGGAGTTCTCAGGCCATTATCATACaagactgctgctaagtcgcttcagtcgtgtccaactctgtgtgaccccatagacggcagcccaccaggctcccccgtccctgggattctccaggcaagaacactggagtggcttgccatttccttctccaatgcatgaacgtgaaaagtgaaaatgaagtcgctcagttgtgtctgactcttaagctacctcatgcactgcagcccaccaggctgctctgtccatggcactttccaggcaggagtactggagtggggtgccactgccttctccggtctCAATGTCTATCATCTCTGAAAGCAGAATTCAGGTCTTCATCTCTCATCTGGAATATTGCTAAAACTTCCCTACTGGTCTCCCCCAGCGGTAGCCTACTTGCAGTGTGGCCAACATGCTAATGCTATCTAAGTGTAGATCTATTCCTGTCCCTTCACTGGGTTTTAAAAACCTCAGGTGACTACCCTAATTTCTGACATTAAAAAAACCCCTCAATTTTTAGCTTCATTTATAAGGCCCTTCACAATTGGTCTCAATCAACATTACAATCTCTTTAACTCCACTCTTGGTCTAGAAATGTGagttctttaaaaagtaataataattgtAGTAGTAGTAACGCCTTTGTGCCTTGCATATATTCCTTCCCTAACTTGCTGAAAAAATCACATGTAAAGCTTGTGTCAAATGTATCCCTCTTAGTAAGGCACTTTCTAATCCAAACATATAATTAATAGCACTCTTTATGCACTCATATTAATTTGACACAATGTCTCTATTAATATATTCCAACAATCTAAATATGTTTACTCTTCAACCTTCCCTGAAATTCTAAGCTTTATCTTGGGCAGGAGTCCCATCCAACTCTTCTTTGTGATTTCAACTCTGGCATGGTTCTAGACACAGTATATACAgagtattttgaaatttattcatAACTCAGTTCCTGCCCTGACGTGGTTTATgatctctttggagaaataccaGAATAGAACAGGGGGCCAGTCCTGAGAATATGCTGTTTGCCTTTGGGTGGAGATGGGAAACAGAGCTGGTGTAATACTATGGGAACCTCTCCCACTATTGCTTCCCATCCCCTCAGCATGTTGGTTCTAGGcatgtttgtgttttaaaatttgtttgctAAAGGATTCAGCCTGAGCGAAATCAAGGAGAGAAGCCTGCAGGCCTCTCAGATGATTTAGGATGGAGAAGTGATAAGCAGAGATCTTTGACTCCAACAAGCAATACGAGGCAGATGTCTGGGCACCTTCCTGCTAGCCTTTGACACAATTAAGAGGAAGGCATGTTTATTCGGAGAGGCAAAATCATGGCAGACCAGGAGAATACTATGGTAATTTGTTTCaaacataaaacacaaaactCTTTTAGTACCTTCCTGCTGATAACAGTGAATTCAAAAATGCATAGGCTGAACACACGATCTGGGTCACACTGTGCTTCCTTTGTACTTCTGGCAACATGTGCACACATACCAAAGTGAAAATCACTAGAGGGAAATAGTTTTTAATAACTTTTCCTACAGCACTTAAAGCCCAAAGTTGAGGAATATTCTTAACCAACATAAACACatagaaaagataaatttttagaagtttgtttcaaaaatatggcatttttttgcaagtttttttttttttaatcagcattgAAAGGTGTATCACTACACCTCAAGTTTCTTGATTTGAATTATGAAGTATCATCTTTGAAGtggtcctccctggtggctcagatggtaaagaatctgcctgcaatgaagacgccctgcgttcgatccctgggttgggaagatcccctggagaaggtcatggcaatccactccagtattctggtctgagaaattccatggacagagaagcctggcaggctacagtccatgggatcgcaagagtcagacatgactatgcACAGCACATATTTGAAGTATAGGTTCTCTAGGCTTGTGGATCAGAGCAAATACTGCTTCTTTATATAACAATTTCAAGAAGCTAAGAGAATAAAAACTTAGTGCTCATTATAGAAACAGGAAGCTGTCTGTCACTGATTATACTTAACTGCTTTATTCCTCATGACATTCTTATGAGGTAGGCTATTATTCACACTTCAGAGATGACTGGCATGACTAAGAGAGGCTAGGAGCCTGACTGAAGTCACATGTCTATAAGCAGCAGAGTGGGACTAAACCTAGTTTTCAAGTGCAGGGCTTCCCTACACAGGCATCTGTGATACCCTCTGTGACCCTTGTCAGTCACACAACTCAGCTTAACAGCACTTATTTTTtaagtggaccatttttaaagtctttggtgAATTTGTTACaaaactgcttctgttttatgatttggttggttttttttttttttggccaggaggctcGTGGGCatgtagttccccaaccagggatcgaacttgtactccctgcattggaaggcagagtcctaaccacaggaccaccagggaagtctctaacaGAACTTGTAACTAATATATTTGAGCCGTTCAGTCAGTATATTTATGCTTTCCTTaaccatttatttacatataatagttgttgctttttaataaaaagcacTAAGGCTAGGAGACCAAGATTCTGAATTCAAATTTAGGAAAGAGGAGGGAGCAAGTGGTAGCTCTAGAGATAGGCTTGAGTGAGTCTTAGCCCATATCTCCTGGGATTATTTAACCAATAGTATTCATTTAAATTggcctcatctgtgaagtgaaagAAGTGAGCGCTCAGGGATAGAAGAATTAGcttttttttcctggttgaaGTCTTCTCAGTGGGTTCTACTTAAATAATGGAACTGTTGGGTAGCAAAACTTGTAACAAAattaataatcttttttaaaaaaaattatggctAGTTACTCTTTGGACTATTATAAACATCTTCCTCTAATAAACATGGATAACTGAGAAGTGACTAGATAGTTGTATACAACAATTTGATGTGCCTTGAAAGGAGTAATATTTTTCAACACAGAAGACAATGTCTGAAGCCTTGGCACAGACCTAAATACTGTCAGTGGGATCTGaaaacataattatatattaGTAGAGTTTCTCCTTATAAATGATGGAGCTGTGGATTTGTAATAGTAATCCTCTATAAGAAGTGTAAGGTAGATGCTTTAGTAGACCACTGGATTTCCAGTGACCTAAGATCCACAGATCTCTTATCTTCTAACATACCTGGTAACCTAGCTGAATTACTGATAATGCTGATAATGCTGAAATAAAGTTGTTTTGTTACATCATTCCTAGTGTCTGAAACTATAATCTGAAAATGCATATTACTGACGATCCCAGTTAGTAAGCATTTTGAACCCCTGTTTTGTGCTGCTGGACAGCCAGCCACCCTGAAGGTTTCCTACTAAGGGGCTATTCACAGGATGAGtgcaaaattaaccatcacatgtGTACTGACACAGTATAAGGTTAACTGCATGCTGTGCAAACCCTGAAGTAAAAATCACAGTAACACTCTCAGCACACGTAACCAGGAGGTGGCATTCCTTCATGACACATAAACTTGTTAAAACACGAAAGAAGCAGATAAAAAGTGAATGCGGCAGAACCAGAATGATGTAGCCCAAAAGCAAAGGGCTGAGGACCATTTACAAATGTATTTGGCATACAGATATACCAAGAATAATCTTACCTGAAATACAAACATATGCCTTCCTGCAGGAACAGGGCCCACTAAAACAGAGTCTAAAACTTGATcgtattcttcactttctgcagagCCCACATAGATAATTTTCCATTCCAGGTCTAGGgttaaaaaccaaaatattatttcatattcaGTAATTACAAGATGACATCAAAGACCCTTTGAATGTCCACTTACACCATTTATTGGCTGCTAAAATTGGCTTTTCATACCAGAAAATCCAGAAATGCACCTAAGTGCTCCTTATAAAATTCGTACATTTCATACCAGAGTGTCTCACAATGCTGTTATGCGAAATACTGGTTCCTGGGCAGGGCTTCTCACCCATGAAACAACATGGCCAAAAGCGTGGGAAATGCTACAACCGTCTCTTGAGGATTTGCAAAGCACACTGGCAGAGCAAGGGGGTCTGAGAAATCCTTCAGTAAAGAACACCAGTATTGTTAATCCAGTGTTTCCTACATTTATTTGGCTAAGGAATCCCTCTCCCTTTTCTGTATGTCATCATTCAACaacctgacttccctggtggctcagacggtaaagcatctgtctacaatgtgggagacctgggttcgatccctgggtcgggaagttccctggagaaggaaatggcaacccactccagtactcttgcctagaaaatcccatggacggaggagcctggtgtccatggggtcgcaaagagtcggtacacgactgagcaacttcacttcacttcaaacccACTTTGGAAGGGCTAACCCATATTATGCATAGATCCAGATCAAAGAGCTCCAAAGTGGAAAAATCACTATTTGCAAacttctcctgtggctcagaaGCCCCTTAGGGCTTCAACTCAACTGCTAAGGTTCACAGTGGGGTTTCTCCCTCATGGCACCCCTTCCTGTCATCCATTCTTTACATTGGGAAGAGGAAACAAAGGTTCCTTATACCACTTGATATGTCAAAGTATATACTGTGGGAACAGGCATgaggaacaagaaagaaagaaacacaaccCAAGGCACTCCATGTAATTCAGTTGTTGTATGTAATTCAGTCTTTCCTGAGCACCCTTTACAGTGTGCTCTGTGAGAAGAACCTAGAGATGAGCACAATGACTGCTCTTTGCAAGAGGCCTCCTCATTAGTAGGGGGAGGAACACCATTCTACAAATACAAATTATCTGAGACCTCCTGGTCCTCTTAGGTTGTTTAGCACTGTGTGGCCTGACTCCTGGATCCACTCCACAAAGTCTACGCCAGACTCAGGGATGGGGGGCGGTGATGCTTCTGGGTCACCTGTGGAGAATCTAATGCCATCATGTGTTGTCATTCTTGTATAACTTTGAAGCTCGTTTTGTTCCTTCAACAGGTAACAGGAATAGGCGAGGCACTGCTCATTCATAGTGATTATAAACTGCAGTTCAGTGAAGTAAGAGATCCTTGAGGTTTCTTCTTCCTCTTACTGTGTCATGCTTCTGTCCCAGAC containing:
- the ASF1A gene encoding histone chaperone ASF1A, with the translated sequence MAKVQVNNVVVLDNPSPFYNPFQFEITFECIEDLSEDLEWKIIYVGSAESEEYDQVLDSVLVGPVPAGRHMFVFQADAPNPGLIPDADAVGVTVVLITCTYRGQEFIRVGYYVNNEYTETELRENPPVKPDFSKLQRNILASNPRVTRFHINWEDNTEKLEDAESSNPNLQSLLSTDALPSASKGWSTSENSLNVMLESHMDCM